The following are encoded in a window of Bos indicus isolate NIAB-ARS_2022 breed Sahiwal x Tharparkar chromosome 7, NIAB-ARS_B.indTharparkar_mat_pri_1.0, whole genome shotgun sequence genomic DNA:
- the APBA3 gene encoding amyloid-beta A4 precursor protein-binding family A member 3 isoform X1, which translates to MEFLTVSQPPPGPPAMDLEEPRDTLLPSQDLTRDCQWDPTPGGSSSLSQMELDGLNIQDLVQQFEALPGDLVGLSPDGPPCPLHIATGHGLAPRDMADAHGLLSAEADREDLLNLLQQDEGPPSLPGSQKPPDPAPRLLQPPEDPEEDTGPQEWTEGASAEQDEDRSSNSSPEPWLETSPLVTPEEPPASVQRPKTLASYPALQEVSGPCDHEDLLDGVIFGAKYLGSTQLVSERNPPPSTRMAQAQEAMDRVKAPDGESQPMTEVDLFVSTKRVKVLMTDSQEAMMDHALQTISYIADIGSTLVLMARRRLAQRPAAQPHSRRLYKMICHVFQSEDAQLIAQAIGQAFAVAYSQFLRESGIDPSQVGTQQSQGAMGPGHLHNGDLDHFSNSENCREVFIEKRRGEGLGVALVESGWGSLLPTAVIANLLHGGPAERSGALSIGDRITAINGTSLVGLPLAACQAAVREVKSQTLVTLSIVHCPPVTTAIIRRPHVREQLGFCVEDGIICSLLRGGIAERGGVRVGHRIIEINGHSVVATPHARIIELLTEAHIEVHIKTMPAATYRLLTGQEQPVYL; encoded by the exons ATGGAATTCCTGACAGTCTCCCAACCCCCTCCAGGACCTCCAGCCATGGACTTGGAAGAGCCCAGGGACACACTTTTGCCCTCTCAGGACCTCACCCGTGATTGCCAGTGGGACCCCACACCAGGAGGCTCAAGCAGCCTGAGTCAGATGGAACTTGATGGGCTAAATATTCAGGACCTGGTGCAACAGTTTGAAGCTCTTCCGGGTGACCTGGTGGGCCTGTCCCCGGATGGAcctccatgccccctgcacattGCCACTGGCCACGGCCTGGCCCCGCGGGACATGGCTGATGCCCATGGGCTCTTGTCCGCTGAGGCTGATCGGGAAGACTTGCTAAATCTGCTGCAGCAAGATGAGGGCCCTCCTTCCCTGCCGGGTTCCCAGAAACCTCCGGACCCTGCTCCTCGCCTGCTGCAGCCCCCCGAGGACCCAGAGGAGGACACTGGCCCCCAGGAGTGGACGGAGGGTGCCTCCGCCGAGCAGGATGAGGACAGAAGCTCCAACAGCTCCCCAGAACCCTGGCTGGAGACCTCACCTCTGGTCACTCCTGAGGAGCCACCTGCCAGTGTCCAG AGACCCAAGACCCTGGCTTCCTACCCTGCCCTCCAGGAGG TATCTGGCCCCTGCGACCACGAAGACCTCCTAGACGGTGTCATATTTGGGGCCAAGTACCTGGGCTCCACCCAGCTGGTGTCCGAGCGGAACCCACCCCCCAGCACGCGCATGGCACAGGCCCAGGAGGCTATGGACCGTGTCAAG GCCCCTGATGGGGAGTCTCAGCCCATGACGGAGGTGGACCTGTTCGTCTCCACCAAGAGGGTCAAGGTCCTGATGACTGACTCCCAG GAGGCCATGATGGACCACGCCCTGCAGACCATCTCGTACATCGCTGACATCGGCAGCACACTGGTTCTCATGGCCCGGCGGCGCCTGGCCCAGAGGCCAGCAGCCCAGCCCCACAGCCGCCGCCTCTATAAAATGATCTGCCATGTTTTCCAGTCAGAGGAC GCCCAGCTCATCGCTCAGGCCATCGGCCAGGCCTTTGCCGTGGCCTACAGTCAGTTCCTCCGGGAAAGCGGGATCGACCCCAGCCAGGTGGGCACCCAGCAGAGCCAGGGGGCCATGGGTCCCGGCCACCTCCACAATGGGGACCTCGACCACTTCTCCAACAGCGAAAACTGCAGGGAG GTGTTCATCGAGAAACGCCGGGGCGAGGGTCTGGGTGTGGCCCTGGTGGAGTCGGGCTGGGGCTCCCTGCTGCCCACAGCCGTCATTGCCAACCTGCTGCACGGGGGCCCCGCTGAGCGCTCGGGGGCCCTCAGCATCGGCGACCGCATCACTGCCATCAACGGGACCAGCCTGGTAGGGCTGCCCCTGGCTGCCTGTCAGGCCGCCGTCCGG GAAGTGAAGTCGCAGACGCTGGTGACCCTCAGCATCGTCCACTGCCCTCCGGTCACCACGGCCATCATCCGCCGGCCGCACGTCCGTGAGCAGCTGGGCTTTTGCGTGGAGGACGGCATC ATCTGCAGCCTCCTTCGGGGTGGCATCGCTGAGCGTGGGGGCGTCCGCGTCGGGCACCGCATCATTGAAATCAATGGGCACAGTGTGGTGGCCACACCCCACGCTCGCATCATCGAGCTGCTCACAGAGGCCCACATTGAG gTCCACATCAAGACGATGCCCGCCGCCACTTACCGCCTGCTCACAGGCCAGGAGCAGCCGGTGTACCTGTGA
- the APBA3 gene encoding amyloid-beta A4 precursor protein-binding family A member 3 isoform X3: MEFLTVSQPPPGPPAMDLEEPRDTLLPSQDLTRDCQWDPTPGGSSSLSQMELDGLNIQDLVQQFEALPGDLVGLSPDGPPCPLHIATGHGLAPRDMADAHGLLSAEADREDLLNLLQQDEGPPSLPGSQKPPDPAPRLLQPPEDPEEDTGPQEWTEGASAEQDEDRSSNSSPEPWLETSPLVTPEEPPASVQRPKTLASYPALQEVSGPCDHEDLLDGVIFGAKYLGSTQLVSERNPPPSTRMAQAQEAMDRVKAPDGESQPMTEVDLFVSTKRVKVLMTDSQEAMMDHALQTISYIADIGSTLVLMARRRLAQRPAAQPHSRRLYKMICHVFQSEDVFIEKRRGEGLGVALVESGWGSLLPTAVIANLLHGGPAERSGALSIGDRITAINGTSLVGLPLAACQAAVREVKSQTLVTLSIVHCPPVTTAIIRRPHVREQLGFCVEDGIICSLLRGGIAERGGVRVGHRIIEINGHSVVATPHARIIELLTEAHIEVHIKTMPAATYRLLTGQEQPVYL; the protein is encoded by the exons ATGGAATTCCTGACAGTCTCCCAACCCCCTCCAGGACCTCCAGCCATGGACTTGGAAGAGCCCAGGGACACACTTTTGCCCTCTCAGGACCTCACCCGTGATTGCCAGTGGGACCCCACACCAGGAGGCTCAAGCAGCCTGAGTCAGATGGAACTTGATGGGCTAAATATTCAGGACCTGGTGCAACAGTTTGAAGCTCTTCCGGGTGACCTGGTGGGCCTGTCCCCGGATGGAcctccatgccccctgcacattGCCACTGGCCACGGCCTGGCCCCGCGGGACATGGCTGATGCCCATGGGCTCTTGTCCGCTGAGGCTGATCGGGAAGACTTGCTAAATCTGCTGCAGCAAGATGAGGGCCCTCCTTCCCTGCCGGGTTCCCAGAAACCTCCGGACCCTGCTCCTCGCCTGCTGCAGCCCCCCGAGGACCCAGAGGAGGACACTGGCCCCCAGGAGTGGACGGAGGGTGCCTCCGCCGAGCAGGATGAGGACAGAAGCTCCAACAGCTCCCCAGAACCCTGGCTGGAGACCTCACCTCTGGTCACTCCTGAGGAGCCACCTGCCAGTGTCCAG AGACCCAAGACCCTGGCTTCCTACCCTGCCCTCCAGGAGG TATCTGGCCCCTGCGACCACGAAGACCTCCTAGACGGTGTCATATTTGGGGCCAAGTACCTGGGCTCCACCCAGCTGGTGTCCGAGCGGAACCCACCCCCCAGCACGCGCATGGCACAGGCCCAGGAGGCTATGGACCGTGTCAAG GCCCCTGATGGGGAGTCTCAGCCCATGACGGAGGTGGACCTGTTCGTCTCCACCAAGAGGGTCAAGGTCCTGATGACTGACTCCCAG GAGGCCATGATGGACCACGCCCTGCAGACCATCTCGTACATCGCTGACATCGGCAGCACACTGGTTCTCATGGCCCGGCGGCGCCTGGCCCAGAGGCCAGCAGCCCAGCCCCACAGCCGCCGCCTCTATAAAATGATCTGCCATGTTTTCCAGTCAGAGGAC GTGTTCATCGAGAAACGCCGGGGCGAGGGTCTGGGTGTGGCCCTGGTGGAGTCGGGCTGGGGCTCCCTGCTGCCCACAGCCGTCATTGCCAACCTGCTGCACGGGGGCCCCGCTGAGCGCTCGGGGGCCCTCAGCATCGGCGACCGCATCACTGCCATCAACGGGACCAGCCTGGTAGGGCTGCCCCTGGCTGCCTGTCAGGCCGCCGTCCGG GAAGTGAAGTCGCAGACGCTGGTGACCCTCAGCATCGTCCACTGCCCTCCGGTCACCACGGCCATCATCCGCCGGCCGCACGTCCGTGAGCAGCTGGGCTTTTGCGTGGAGGACGGCATC ATCTGCAGCCTCCTTCGGGGTGGCATCGCTGAGCGTGGGGGCGTCCGCGTCGGGCACCGCATCATTGAAATCAATGGGCACAGTGTGGTGGCCACACCCCACGCTCGCATCATCGAGCTGCTCACAGAGGCCCACATTGAG gTCCACATCAAGACGATGCCCGCCGCCACTTACCGCCTGCTCACAGGCCAGGAGCAGCCGGTGTACCTGTGA
- the APBA3 gene encoding amyloid-beta A4 precursor protein-binding family A member 3 isoform X2, with amino-acid sequence MDLEEPRDTLLPSQDLTRDCQWDPTPGGSSSLSQMELDGLNIQDLVQQFEALPGDLVGLSPDGPPCPLHIATGHGLAPRDMADAHGLLSAEADREDLLNLLQQDEGPPSLPGSQKPPDPAPRLLQPPEDPEEDTGPQEWTEGASAEQDEDRSSNSSPEPWLETSPLVTPEEPPASVQRPKTLASYPALQEVSGPCDHEDLLDGVIFGAKYLGSTQLVSERNPPPSTRMAQAQEAMDRVKAPDGESQPMTEVDLFVSTKRVKVLMTDSQEAMMDHALQTISYIADIGSTLVLMARRRLAQRPAAQPHSRRLYKMICHVFQSEDAQLIAQAIGQAFAVAYSQFLRESGIDPSQVGTQQSQGAMGPGHLHNGDLDHFSNSENCREVFIEKRRGEGLGVALVESGWGSLLPTAVIANLLHGGPAERSGALSIGDRITAINGTSLVGLPLAACQAAVREVKSQTLVTLSIVHCPPVTTAIIRRPHVREQLGFCVEDGIICSLLRGGIAERGGVRVGHRIIEINGHSVVATPHARIIELLTEAHIEVHIKTMPAATYRLLTGQEQPVYL; translated from the exons ATGGACTTGGAAGAGCCCAGGGACACACTTTTGCCCTCTCAGGACCTCACCCGTGATTGCCAGTGGGACCCCACACCAGGAGGCTCAAGCAGCCTGAGTCAGATGGAACTTGATGGGCTAAATATTCAGGACCTGGTGCAACAGTTTGAAGCTCTTCCGGGTGACCTGGTGGGCCTGTCCCCGGATGGAcctccatgccccctgcacattGCCACTGGCCACGGCCTGGCCCCGCGGGACATGGCTGATGCCCATGGGCTCTTGTCCGCTGAGGCTGATCGGGAAGACTTGCTAAATCTGCTGCAGCAAGATGAGGGCCCTCCTTCCCTGCCGGGTTCCCAGAAACCTCCGGACCCTGCTCCTCGCCTGCTGCAGCCCCCCGAGGACCCAGAGGAGGACACTGGCCCCCAGGAGTGGACGGAGGGTGCCTCCGCCGAGCAGGATGAGGACAGAAGCTCCAACAGCTCCCCAGAACCCTGGCTGGAGACCTCACCTCTGGTCACTCCTGAGGAGCCACCTGCCAGTGTCCAG AGACCCAAGACCCTGGCTTCCTACCCTGCCCTCCAGGAGG TATCTGGCCCCTGCGACCACGAAGACCTCCTAGACGGTGTCATATTTGGGGCCAAGTACCTGGGCTCCACCCAGCTGGTGTCCGAGCGGAACCCACCCCCCAGCACGCGCATGGCACAGGCCCAGGAGGCTATGGACCGTGTCAAG GCCCCTGATGGGGAGTCTCAGCCCATGACGGAGGTGGACCTGTTCGTCTCCACCAAGAGGGTCAAGGTCCTGATGACTGACTCCCAG GAGGCCATGATGGACCACGCCCTGCAGACCATCTCGTACATCGCTGACATCGGCAGCACACTGGTTCTCATGGCCCGGCGGCGCCTGGCCCAGAGGCCAGCAGCCCAGCCCCACAGCCGCCGCCTCTATAAAATGATCTGCCATGTTTTCCAGTCAGAGGAC GCCCAGCTCATCGCTCAGGCCATCGGCCAGGCCTTTGCCGTGGCCTACAGTCAGTTCCTCCGGGAAAGCGGGATCGACCCCAGCCAGGTGGGCACCCAGCAGAGCCAGGGGGCCATGGGTCCCGGCCACCTCCACAATGGGGACCTCGACCACTTCTCCAACAGCGAAAACTGCAGGGAG GTGTTCATCGAGAAACGCCGGGGCGAGGGTCTGGGTGTGGCCCTGGTGGAGTCGGGCTGGGGCTCCCTGCTGCCCACAGCCGTCATTGCCAACCTGCTGCACGGGGGCCCCGCTGAGCGCTCGGGGGCCCTCAGCATCGGCGACCGCATCACTGCCATCAACGGGACCAGCCTGGTAGGGCTGCCCCTGGCTGCCTGTCAGGCCGCCGTCCGG GAAGTGAAGTCGCAGACGCTGGTGACCCTCAGCATCGTCCACTGCCCTCCGGTCACCACGGCCATCATCCGCCGGCCGCACGTCCGTGAGCAGCTGGGCTTTTGCGTGGAGGACGGCATC ATCTGCAGCCTCCTTCGGGGTGGCATCGCTGAGCGTGGGGGCGTCCGCGTCGGGCACCGCATCATTGAAATCAATGGGCACAGTGTGGTGGCCACACCCCACGCTCGCATCATCGAGCTGCTCACAGAGGCCCACATTGAG gTCCACATCAAGACGATGCCCGCCGCCACTTACCGCCTGCTCACAGGCCAGGAGCAGCCGGTGTACCTGTGA